The Oryza glaberrima chromosome 9, OglaRS2, whole genome shotgun sequence genome includes a window with the following:
- the LOC127785140 gene encoding protein PIN-LIKES 7-like, with product MGFLALLLVASMPVVQVLLIGVVGAFLASGYSNILTSSALSDMNKVVFTVFTPSLMFASLARTVTFSDVISWWFMPINIGITFMAGGTLGWIACRILKPPQHFRGMIIAFCSAGNLGNLLLIVVPAVCDEDGNPFGKDSSHCRSLGLSYSSLSMALGGLYIWTHTYSLMKKKRDQMYHQPNSTQCLDDSDEEHHAKKFKANGEAAYADEEATLPVSAKLAQHNEENQMEAPLLSCESKVAKKCSWTTTNLKDTIHHVVEELMAPPTLSAILGFVFGLVPWLKSLVIGDGAPLRVIQDSIQLMGNGTIPCVTLILGGNLIKGLRKSELKRTVIIAIVCIRYVILPLVGIAVVHGAYWVGFLPHDPLYRYVLMMQFALPPAMTIGTMAQLFDVAQEECSVIFLWTYLVASISLTTWSTIFMSILS from the exons ATGGGTTTCTTGGCATTGCTTCTGGTGGCTTCAATGCCAGTCGTCCAGGTGCTACTCATAGGTGTTGTTGGAGCTTTTCTCGCTTCTGGTTACAGCAACATTCTAACTTCAAGTGCTCTAAGCGATATGAACAAG GTTGTTTTCACCGTCTTCACACCATCTCTCATGTTTGCTAGCCTGGCGAGGACGGTCACGTTTTCTGACGTCATTTCTTG GTGGTTTATGCCAATTAACATAGGGATCACATTCATGGCTGGTGGCACTCTAGGCTGGATAGCATGTAGAATCTTGAAACCACCACAACATTTCAGAGGAATGATCATTGCCTTCTGCTCAGCAG GAAATCTTGGCAACTTGCTCCTGATTGTTGTCCCAGCAGTCTGTGACGAAGATGGCAACCCGTTCGGAAAAGACAGCAGCCACTGCCGATCTCTTGGGCTCTCCTATTCATCATTGTCCATGGCT CTTGGTGGCTTGTACATATGGACGCATACGTACAGTCTtatgaagaagaagagagatcaAATGTATCACCAGCCTAACAGCACTCAGTGCCTTGACGACAGCGATGAAGAACATCATGCTAAGAAATTCAAAGCAAATGGTGAAGCTGCTTACGCCGATGAGGAGGCAACTCTTCCGGTGTCAGCTAAACTGGCTCAACACAACGAAGAGAACCAAATG GAAGCTCCATTGCTGTCTTGCGAGAGCAAGGTTGCTAAGAAATGCTCGTGGACAACAACAAACCTGAAGGACACCATCCACCACGTTGTCGAGGAGCTGATGGCACCACCAACTCTATCTGCT ATACTTGGATTTGTTTTTGGGCTAGTTCCATGGTTGAAATCTCTTGTCATCGGTGATGGCGCCCCTCTCAGAGTCATCCAGGACTCCATCCAACTGATGGG AAATGGCACGATTCCTTGCGTCACCCTCATCCTTGGTGGAAATCTGATAAAAG GGCTAAGGAAGTCGGAGCTCAAGCGTACGGTGATCATCGCGATCGTCTGCATCCGCTACGTGATCCTTCCTCTAGTGGGGATTGCAGTAGTTCATGGTGCATACTGGGTCGGATTCTTGCCACACGATCCGCTGTACCGCTACGTGCTGATGATGCAGTTCGCGCTGCCACCTGCAATGACTATTG GAACCATGGCTCAACTGTTTGATGTTGCCCAAGAAGAATGCTCAGTGATATTTCTGTGGACTTACCTTGTTGCTTCCATTTCTCTCACCACCTGGTCCACGATATTCATGTCCATCCTGTCTTAG
- the LOC127784982 gene encoding cytosolic sulfotransferase 5-like, giving the protein MVAAAAAAAEAKAAIEVATPTPTAAPCGSTTTPRDADVDDKMTIVGHRAASLPLETRWPPFPLRRLGGFWMPESLLPAVAALHTSFAPAPDGVLLASFPKSGTSWLKALAFAAANRAAHPPSDADHPLRRRNPHDCVEFFEMRPDEHTGATSDGIAVDAASPPPPPRVLATHLPYSLLPKRITAGDGCRIIYICRDPKDTLVSFWHFSKKMAATMAVDAGAFTFDEAFELFCDGNCTGGPQWRHVLEYWEASRRCPGKVLFLRYEDMLRRPASGLRKMAEFMGCPFAAAEEAAGVADAIVELCSLDELRSLEVNRNGTDVLGLKNESYFRKGVAGDWRNHMTPAMAARLDKIVDDATRGSGLSLANATPSPPMPENEIKGNLTIYHSQNDI; this is encoded by the coding sequence atggtcgccgccgccgccgccgccgccgaggccaaAGCCGCCATCGAGGTGgcaacgccgacgccgacggcggcgccatgcGGGTCGACAACAACGCCGCGCGATGCCGACGTAGACGACAAGATGACCATCGTCGGCCACCGGGCGGCGTCGCTCCCTCTGGAGACGCGGTGGCCGCCGTTCCCGCTCCGTCGGCTCGGCGGCTTCTGGATGCCCGAGTCCCTCCTGCCGGCCGTCGCGGCCCTCCACACCAGCttcgcgccggcgccggacggCGTGCTCCTCGCCAGCTTCCCCAAGTCCGGCACCAGCTGGCTCAAGgcgctcgccttcgccgccgcgaacCGCGCGGCGCACCCGCCCTCCGACGCCGACCACCCGCTCCGCCGTCGCAACCCGCACGACTGCGTCGAGTTCTTCGAGATGCGGCCCGACGAGCACACCGGCGCCACCAGCGACGGCATCGCCGTGGACGCGGcgtcgccacctccgccgccgcgcgtgctCGCCACCCACCTACCCTACTCCCTGCTGCCCAAGCGcatcaccgccggcgacggctgccGGATCATCTACATCTGCAGGGACCCAAAGGACACGTTGGTCTCCTTCTGGCACTTCTCCAAGAAGATGGCGGCGACCATGGCGGTGGACGCCGGCGCGTTCACGTTCGACGAGGCGTTCGAGCTCTTCTGCGACGGCAACTGCACCGGCGGCCCGCAATGGCGCCACGTCCTCGAGTACTGGGAGGCGAGCCGGCGGTGCCCCGGCAAGGTGCTGTTCCTCCGGTACGAGGACAtgctgcggcggccggcgagcggccTGAGGAAGATGGCGGAGTTCATGGGGTGCCCgttcgccgcggcggaggaggcggccggggtGGCCGACGCCATCGTCGAGCTCTGCAGCCTCGACGAGCTGAGGAGCCTGGAGGTGAACAGGAACGGCACCGACGTGCTCGGGCTGAAGAACGAGTCCTACTTCAGGAAAGGTGTCGCCGGCGACTGGCGCAACCACatgacgccggcgatggcggcgaggctggACAAGATCGTCGACGACGCCACGCGAGGCTCTGGATTAAGCCTTGCCAATGCAACCCCGTCTCCGCCCATGCCTGAAAATGAAATTaagggaaatttaactatttaccactctcAGAACGACATTTAA